The DNA region AAGGCAGTAAGTCCACTTTCGGGCACAGACAGGGTAGTCAGGCCGGCTCCCCCATACAAACAACCACTTGCACACAGCAGGGCGGCGCCCATAGTTTTGATGTCACCAGCAATGAGCAGGGCATGACCATAAGTTCCTTTATGGGAAAAAGCTCTTCTAGGCTTTAAAATGGTAGCAATGTCGGCCTGATTGATCAGTTTATAAGGCGAACTGTCCGCTTCGGTACCAAGCTTATCCAATCCTTCATCTACCAGCTGCAATTTGCTGTCGGCATCAGAATCAGGCAGAAAGCTATTTAAAAATACTGCCATAACGTTTATTTTACAGGCCCATTTCCTTTTTCAGGAATTTGCCGGTCAGGCTGATCGGGCTTTGGATCAGGCCTTCGGGTGTTCCTTCAAATATGATCCTGCCCCCCCCGGCACCGCCTTCCTCACCCAGGTCAATCACCCAGTCGGCTACTTTTACCACATCCAGGTTGTGCTCAATAACCAATACAGTATTTCCCCTGTCAACCAACTCGTTAAGCACACCCAGCAACACATTTATATCCTCAAAATGCAGGCCAGTTGTGGGCTCATCCAGAATATAAAAGGTATTGCCGGTATCTTTTTTGGAAAGTTCTGTAGCCAGCTTCACCCGCTGGGCCTCACCGCCAGACAAAGTGGTAGACGATTGCCCCAGTGTAATGTAGCCCAAACCAACATCTTTTAATGTTTTGATCTTCCGGTAAATGGAAGGCATATGTTCAAAGAAATCACAGGCATCCTCTATACTCATATCCAGCACATCGCTGATGGATTTACCTTTGTAACGCACTTCAAGTGTTTCGCGGTTATACCGTTTGCCCTGGCATTCCTCGCAGGGTACCTGCACATCGGGCAGAAAATTCATTTCTATAACCTTCATGCCCCCACCCTGGCAGGTTTCACAGCGCCCGCCTTTTACATTGAAAGAAAAACGTCCTGGCTTATACCCTCTTATCTTGGCTTCAGGTAACTGAACAAATAAATTCCGGATGTCTGAAAACACGCCGGTATAGGTAGAAGGGTTGGAACGTGGTGTACGGCCAATAGGCGCCTGGTCAATCTCGATCACCTTATCTATTTCCTTTAAGCCATTGATTTTTTCATAAGGCAAAGGATGCTTCTTAGCCCGAAAAAAATGATGGTTCAAAACAGGGTATAAAGTCTCCGTAATCAGACTGGATTTTCCACTCCCTGATACCCCGGTTACGGTTATGAACTTACCCAGCGGAAAGTCAACGGAAACATCCTTCAGGTTATGACCACTGGCCTTGATGATGGAAAGTTTATGGCCGGTTCCTTTTCTGCGTTTTTTAGGCACCTCTATGCCTTTTTTGCCATTAAGATAAGCGGCAGTAAGGGTATCTGATTTCAGGATTTCATCCGGACTACCCTGCGCAACAATTTCACCGCCATGCACCCCAGCAGCCGGACCAACATCGATTACGTAATCCGCTTCCAGGATCATATCCTTATCGTGCTCCACCACCAGAACCGTATTGCCCAGGTCACGCAGGTTCTTTAAAGCGCCGATCAGGCGTTCATTGTCGCGTTGGTGCAGCCCAATGCTCGGCTCATCCAGAATATACATTACATTCATCAGCTGCGATCCGATCTGTGTAGCGAGTCTGATCCTTTGCGCCTCTCCACCCGAAAGGGTACGTGCGGTACGGTCTAGCGACAGGTAATTCAAACCTACATCACTCAGAAAACCCAGTCTTGCCCTGATCTCTTTCAGGATCTCTTTGGCTATGGTATTCTGGCGCTCAGAAAGCCTGCTCTCCAGGTCTACATACCATGCCCTGATGCTGCTGATGTCCATCTCAGCCAGTTCAAAAATATTCTTGCCGTCAATTTTAAAATGCAGGCTTTCTTTTTTTAATCTTGCCCCGTTACAAACCGGGCAGGTTTTCAGTTTTCTGAAAGCCTCCATGTCATCAACAGCCCCCTCACCCTTGCGTTCCTGCTGCTCTTCCAGCAATTTAATAATGCCATCAAAAGTGATCTGGTAATTCTGTACATTCCATTTGTTGTACTCTACAGCCACGGAAAGCAACTCAGGCGAGCCATTCAAAATGATATTGATGATGTCATCGCCCAGTTTTTCAATTGGGGTCGACAAAGAGAAATTATATTTTTTTGCCAGGGCTTTCAAGACCTGAAACATCCAGATGTCGCGGTATTCGCCCAAAGGGGCAAGCCCTCCGTTCATGATGCTCAATTTAGGGTTGGGCATCACTGATTCTTTGTCTACCACAAAGATATAGCCCAGGCCGTCGCAGTTCTCGCATGCCCCATAGGGCGAATTGAAGGAAAAGCTGTTGGGTTGCGGCTCGTCATAGGAAATCCCTGTTGTAGGGCACATCAGAAAGCGGCTGAAGTGGGATACATTGTTGTCCTTGTCGCTGATGTTAATGATGCCTTTGCCTAAGCGCATCGCGGTTTGCAGCGAATCCTGCAGCCGCTTTACATCCTTACGGTCGATGATCAACCGGTCTACCACAATCTCAATATCATGGATCTTGTATCGGTCTACCTGCATTTTAGGTGTAATGTCCTGGATATCCCCATCAATGCGCACCTTTACATAACCCTGTTTACGGATCTGCTCAAACAATTCCCTGTAATGCCCCTTACGCCCTTTTACCACTGGCGCAAGAATATTAACCGGCATATTACCGAATTTATTGAAGATATTTTCCAGGATCTGATTCTCGCTCATGCGCTCCATCTTCTCCCCCGTATTGTAGGAGAAAGCATCAGCTGTACGCGCGTACAACAAACGCATAAAATCATAAATCTCGGTAATGGTACCTACGGTAGAGCGCGGGTTTTTACTGGTGGTTTTCTGTTCAATGGCTATCACAGGGCTCAAACCGGAAACTTTATCTACATCCGGTCGTTCCATCCCTCCCATAAATTGACGGGAATAGGCACTGAACGTTTCCATATACCGGCGCTGTCCTTCAGCGTAAATGGTATCAAAGGCAAGTGATGACTTTCCGCTTCCGCTTAAGCCGGTAATGACTACCAGTTTATTTCTTGGAAAAGAAATATCTATATTTTTAAGGTTATGCACCCTGGCCCCATACACTTCAACATCTTTTTGCTCGCCAAGGTCAACGGTATTTTTGCTCATATATATTTAAAAAAATGATACTGAATCTATACGTTAAAGGTCATATTTTTTTCAACTGCAAAAATGCTAAAAATTTTATCATTTTCACAGCATACTTACCATACAATTGTTGTACCGTCTTCAGTAGGATGTCCCGTACAGATCAATACCCTCCCGGCAGCAATTTCATCGTCCATCAGCACCTCATTATAATCCATTTCCACTCCTCCCTTAATACAATTGGCTGTACAGGTACTGCATATCCCGGCATGACAGCTGTAAGGCAGATTGATTTTTTTTTCAAGCGCTGCATCCAGTATGGTTTTGTTATAGGGAACAGCCAGGTGGTAAATATTGTTCTGAAAATTCAGCACTACGGTATAGGTATTGGTATGCCTGATCTTTTTCTCGGTTGCATCATCTTCATCCAGTTCATCTTCAGGAAGCACAAATGTTTCCCTTTTGATCTGGGCCTGGTCAAAACCCAGGTTAAGCAATGTGATCCGGCAGACATCCATATAGTCTATTGGACCGCAGGTATACAGCAAAGTATCACTTTTATCGAATTCCAGGTTTTCGGCCACAAGCCTTTCTATAAGCGGGCCGTTCAGGCGTGCCATCATCAGGTTTTGCGATTGGCTAAAAACATACACCACTTTAAAACGGTCCGGATATTGTTCCTGCCAGGTGTTCAGCTCTTTGTAGAAAAGTGTTTGTTCAGCGGAACGATTGCTGTAAATCAAAATGAGTTTGCTGTTCTGTTCACGCACAAGTGCGGTTTTCAGGATGGCAAATAAAGGGGTAATCCCAACACCCGCAGCAAACAGGAATACAGTTCTTTTGATTTCAGCATCCGGCTGGTAAAAAAATCTCCCGCTCGGCTCAACAGCGTTAAGCACATCCCCTAGCGATGTTTTATGGTGCAGCAGCCGGGATATTTCCCCGTTTTCCACACGTTTTATGGCAATCGCCAATGGCTCATCTGTATCGGGTGAACTGCATATGGAGTAAGATCTTCTCAATTCCTTTCCGTTTACATCAAAAACAAGGGTCAGAAACTGTCCGGCAAGGTAGGCTGGTTTTTGTCCGCCTACCGGTTCAAAACTGATGATCAGTGTTTCACCCGGACAAAAGGTCATTTCGGTTATGCGCAGTTTGATCATTACCATAGCGCGGTAAAAATAACAAAAAAACGCTTACGATGACCTCTGGCCAGCCATCACTGTATTCAATTTTATTGATCAGCATCTTTCTGTCGGTTCCCGCTGCCTTTCCTGTTCTATGGTCAACTCTTAAAGCATGATAAGCAATTTTCTTTTCAGTATCATGTACTTTATTTTTTGGTTAGCGACCGGATCAGCTCCACCTCATCCTGTCTATAGGCCGATCCGTCTGCATTAAAGATATCATGGAACCAGATTTTAGGTTCTGCACCGTTTGGTATAGGGGTATCCCAGGCATACTTGGTATTGGTTTTACCCGCCACCAAACCCCAATTGTATGCACCGATATGTTCTTTTTTAAGTAGCGGCATGATATTGCCAAACAGACTGTTTCTTGTTCTGGCCATATATTCGGTACAAATAAGTGGACGATCAGATACGCTCCTGAGTGCATCAATCCAATGCTGGTGGTCTGCAGGATCCCCATAATTATGGTAAGTGGTGATATCAGAATTTCGGATCTGATAATCAGACAATTCTTTCAGGTCCCGCTTCCATACGCCCACAGAGAGTGGCTGATCGGGATCAACTGTACGTCCCCACTCAAACACTTTTTTTAACAAATCCATACTTTTATTACCATAACCCGAATTGCCTGGCTCATTGTACAAATCCCAAAGCACAATTCGCTTGTCGTGTTTAAAGGTTGCCAGGATATCCTTTACATAAACCTCCAGCGTATCCACCAATTTAGGGTCTTCGTGATAAAGGTCTCCCGGATCCCTAACCCAGCCCGAATTGTGGATTCCCGGCTTAGGACCGGGCTGGGCTCCTGTTTTAAAAGTTGGGTTCCAGCAATCATCAAACAACACGAATAGGGTAGAAATATGGTGTTTATCTGAAATATCCAGATAAGTCTTTACTCTGGCCTTAAAACCTTCCCGGTCTTTCTGCCATGCGGCATGATGTAAATAAACACGCATAGAGTTCATTCCTATACCCTCAGCAAAGCCCAGTTCCCGATCTATCGTTGCAGCATCAAAAGTTTCCTTTTGCCACATCTCCAGCTGGTTAATGGCAGTACTTGGAATAAAATCGGCACCACGCAGCCATCCCCATTGCGCATACCATTTATTGGCTTTTTCTACTGTCCATATTTCTCTGGGTTGCTTGTTGACTTGTCGGGTTTGCGTTTGTGCATAGGCCTGAAACACCAGGGCAAATAACAATAGCGATAGATAGGTTTTTAGGTCTCTCATTGTTTGTGATTTTTATTATTCTTGATTTTTTATTGTGCTATTACAAAGGATCAGCAGCTGTGTCCGCTACTACAGGCCCTTTGATCGTCCATACTTCCGTATTTGCAGAATAAGCTTGCTTTAACATTGGGACCATAAATCCCATTTTCCAGTAATAGCAGACAGGCAAACGGATGATCCGCCGGTTTAATGCATGAGGATCGGCCATGCTGACAACCTTATATCTGATGCAATTAAAACCAAAGCAGACCAGCACGCCTGCCTGGCCACTTTTAACAGAATTAATTCAGGTCGTTAAAGCCTTTGCTTGTAGTAGTTTTTTTCATACAGACATTTTTTAGTTTGGTTTAGTTTGTCTATTTGTTAATGGTGCTAATAGAAGAATTAATATTTGATCCTGCTGATCAAATGTTGTACAATTTGTATCAAAAATGTGTCTATTATTGGTCTGAATAACTGATACATTTTATATTCGTTTATCTGAGTTTTAGAACTATCTTTAGGATAACCACAACAAACCTGATATGTACACCAACATAACCAAACTATTCCTTGTATTTTTTTTGCTGTTCAGCGTGGTAAGCATTGGTTACAGCCAGTCGTACTCCTTCAGGCACTACCAGGTGGAGAACGGTCTATCTTACAACTCTGTGATCTGCAGTTTACAGGACAAGAAGGGATTTTTGTGGTTTGGCACAAAAGATGGCTTAAACAGATTTGATGGTTATACATTTAAAATATTCAGAAATGATCCCGATAATCCGGAAAGCATCGGCAACAATTTCATCCACAGCTTGTATGAAGATAAAAACCAGACCATTTGGGTTGGCACACTCGCCGGGCTCTATAAATACGATCCACTTAAGGAAAGCTTTAGCCTGGTTTCCCCTTCAAAAGGATATGACATCAGAGATGTAAATGCAGACAGCCGGGGAAATATATGGTACATAGCAGGCTTGTTCCTTTCCCGCTACAATGAAAAAACAAAGCAGAACATCACCTACAGGAACAAAGCACATCCAGGAACAACCTCTCTCAGTATCAGTGAAAGAGACGAAATATGGGTATCATCAATGGATGGTTTCATTCAAAAATATAACCACGCAACAGATTCATTCAGCAATTACAGCGTTTTTGACAAATCTGAACCCGCTATATCCAACTGGATAGAAAAGATTTACAATACCGGAAAGGGATCCATATTGGTAGGCACCTCTAATCAGGGCATCAAAATCTTCGATTTGAAAACTTTAACTTACAAAGAACTTTTAACCTCCAACGCCGACCAAACTGCCATTTATGCCCGTGATTTTATGGATATCGGAAACGACGAATACTGGATCGCCACCGAGTCTGGATTGTTTATTTACAACCTAAAAACGGGCCGGTATAAAAACCTGCGCAATAAATTTAACTATCCCTATTCCATTTCAGATAATGCTGTATACACCTTATGCAAGGATAAAGAAGGAGGGATTTTTGTCGGAACTTATTTCGGGGGCGTAAACTATTATGCAAAGGAATTCACTTCCTTTGATAAATTTATTCCACAGACTGGTAACAACAGCTTAAGCGGCTATGCCGTGAACGAAATATGTAGCGACAAAAAAGGGAATCTCTGGATTGGTACAGAAGATGCCGGGTTAAACAAGCTGGATCTTAAAACAGGACAGTTTAAACATTTTAAACCAGGAAGCAAAAAAACCAGCATCAGTCATACCAATATCCATGGCCTGCTGGCTACAGATAATGAACTATGGATCGGGACTTTTGAACACGGGCTGGATGTCATGGACATCAACACCTCAAAGGTAATCAGGCACTACCGGGCAGGAAAAGCTCCAAATCAGCTAAAAAGCAATTTTATTGAATCCATCCTTAAAACAAGTACAGGCGATATCCTGCTGGCTAGTTCTTATGGACTGTACAAATACAACAAACTTAGCGATGACTTCAGCCTGTTGAATGAAGTGCCTGGAAATTTGCATTACCATCATGTGCTGGAAGATCGCTCTGGCAACATTTGGGTAGGATCATCAACGTACGGCCTGTATGTTTTCACCGTAGCCAACAAACATTCCATAAACTACAAATCGGAAGAGAACAATACAAAAAGCCTGAGCAGTAATGCCGTCAACAGCATTTTTCAGGACAGCAAAGGCAATATCTGGATAGCTACAGAAAACGGGCTCAACCGCTTTAATGAAAAAGAAAAAAATTTCACCAGGTACTCCATTAAAAATGGCTTTCAGAGCAATGTTTTCTACAGGATTTTGGAAGATCAAAAGCAGAACCTATGGATCAGCACCTCGCGTGGACTTGTATGTTTTAGTCCAGATGAAAAGATAACACTATACACCAGATCCAATGGTTTGTTGAACGATCAGTTCAACTATGGTTCGGCGTATAAGGATAAGAATGGCCGGATGTATTTTGGCAGCGTTAAAGGAATGATCAGCTTTCTGCCAGATGGCTTTAGAAAAAACCTGTTTGTTCCACCAATTTACATTACAGGCTTCCAGGTGTACAACAAAGAACTGCAAATCGGTCAAAAGAATTCTCCTTTAACCCAATCCATCAATTTTACCAAAGTATTGAACCTTGAACACCACCAATCCACATTTAGCATTGATTTTGCGGCCTTAGGATTTACTGCGCCCGAAATGACAGAATACACCTATACCATGGAAGGTTTGGACCAAAATTGGACTTACCTTAAAACCAACAGGAAAGTTTATTTTACTAATCTTACACCGGGTACGTATACGTTTAAGGTAAAAGCAACAAATAGCAGTGGCATCTGGAATCCCAATATCATCAGTCTTAAAATCATCATCGCCCCCCCTTACTGGGCAAGCCCTATGGCCTACCTGCTTTACTCCATCATGATGGTAACGGCCCTATATTATGGGATAAAATATTACCATCAAAGGACCAGTGATAAAAATAAAAGAAAGATTGAGCGCTGGGAGTCTAAAAAGGAAACAGAGCTTTACCAGGCTAAAATCGAGTTTTTCACTTATGTTACCCATGAAATTAAAACACCCCTAACCCTGATCAAAGGTCCTTTAGAGGAAGTGATGCGCCATGCAGAAGCCATGCCCCAGGTCAAAGAAAACCTGACGACCATGGAAAAAAACACCAACCGTCTGATAGAACTGACCGATCAACTCCTGGGCTTCAGAAAAGCTGAGATTGAAGGCTTTAACCTCAGTTTTGTAAATGTAAACATCAACGACATTCTGAAAGAGAACTGTTCCAGGTTCAAAACAGCTATTGAACATAAAAAACTGGAATTAACTGTAGATTTACCAGAGATACCACTCTA from Pedobacter africanus includes:
- the uvrA gene encoding excinuclease ABC subunit UvrA; this translates as MSKNTVDLGEQKDVEVYGARVHNLKNIDISFPRNKLVVITGLSGSGKSSLAFDTIYAEGQRRYMETFSAYSRQFMGGMERPDVDKVSGLSPVIAIEQKTTSKNPRSTVGTITEIYDFMRLLYARTADAFSYNTGEKMERMSENQILENIFNKFGNMPVNILAPVVKGRKGHYRELFEQIRKQGYVKVRIDGDIQDITPKMQVDRYKIHDIEIVVDRLIIDRKDVKRLQDSLQTAMRLGKGIINISDKDNNVSHFSRFLMCPTTGISYDEPQPNSFSFNSPYGACENCDGLGYIFVVDKESVMPNPKLSIMNGGLAPLGEYRDIWMFQVLKALAKKYNFSLSTPIEKLGDDIINIILNGSPELLSVAVEYNKWNVQNYQITFDGIIKLLEEQQERKGEGAVDDMEAFRKLKTCPVCNGARLKKESLHFKIDGKNIFELAEMDISSIRAWYVDLESRLSERQNTIAKEILKEIRARLGFLSDVGLNYLSLDRTARTLSGGEAQRIRLATQIGSQLMNVMYILDEPSIGLHQRDNERLIGALKNLRDLGNTVLVVEHDKDMILEADYVIDVGPAAGVHGGEIVAQGSPDEILKSDTLTAAYLNGKKGIEVPKKRRKGTGHKLSIIKASGHNLKDVSVDFPLGKFITVTGVSGSGKSSLITETLYPVLNHHFFRAKKHPLPYEKINGLKEIDKVIEIDQAPIGRTPRSNPSTYTGVFSDIRNLFVQLPEAKIRGYKPGRFSFNVKGGRCETCQGGGMKVIEMNFLPDVQVPCEECQGKRYNRETLEVRYKGKSISDVLDMSIEDACDFFEHMPSIYRKIKTLKDVGLGYITLGQSSTTLSGGEAQRVKLATELSKKDTGNTFYILDEPTTGLHFEDINVLLGVLNELVDRGNTVLVIEHNLDVVKVADWVIDLGEEGGAGGGRIIFEGTPEGLIQSPISLTGKFLKKEMGL
- a CDS encoding ferredoxin--NADP reductase — translated: MIKLRITEMTFCPGETLIISFEPVGGQKPAYLAGQFLTLVFDVNGKELRRSYSICSSPDTDEPLAIAIKRVENGEISRLLHHKTSLGDVLNAVEPSGRFFYQPDAEIKRTVFLFAAGVGITPLFAILKTALVREQNSKLILIYSNRSAEQTLFYKELNTWQEQYPDRFKVVYVFSQSQNLMMARLNGPLIERLVAENLEFDKSDTLLYTCGPIDYMDVCRITLLNLGFDQAQIKRETFVLPEDELDEDDATEKKIRHTNTYTVVLNFQNNIYHLAVPYNKTILDAALEKKINLPYSCHAGICSTCTANCIKGGVEMDYNEVLMDDEIAAGRVLICTGHPTEDGTTIVW
- a CDS encoding glycoside hydrolase family 2 TIM barrel-domain containing protein, with protein sequence MRDLKTYLSLLLFALVFQAYAQTQTRQVNKQPREIWTVEKANKWYAQWGWLRGADFIPSTAINQLEMWQKETFDAATIDRELGFAEGIGMNSMRVYLHHAAWQKDREGFKARVKTYLDISDKHHISTLFVLFDDCWNPTFKTGAQPGPKPGIHNSGWVRDPGDLYHEDPKLVDTLEVYVKDILATFKHDKRIVLWDLYNEPGNSGYGNKSMDLLKKVFEWGRTVDPDQPLSVGVWKRDLKELSDYQIRNSDITTYHNYGDPADHQHWIDALRSVSDRPLICTEYMARTRNSLFGNIMPLLKKEHIGAYNWGLVAGKTNTKYAWDTPIPNGAEPKIWFHDIFNADGSAYRQDEVELIRSLTKK
- a CDS encoding hybrid sensor histidine kinase/response regulator transcription factor; the protein is MYTNITKLFLVFFLLFSVVSIGYSQSYSFRHYQVENGLSYNSVICSLQDKKGFLWFGTKDGLNRFDGYTFKIFRNDPDNPESIGNNFIHSLYEDKNQTIWVGTLAGLYKYDPLKESFSLVSPSKGYDIRDVNADSRGNIWYIAGLFLSRYNEKTKQNITYRNKAHPGTTSLSISERDEIWVSSMDGFIQKYNHATDSFSNYSVFDKSEPAISNWIEKIYNTGKGSILVGTSNQGIKIFDLKTLTYKELLTSNADQTAIYARDFMDIGNDEYWIATESGLFIYNLKTGRYKNLRNKFNYPYSISDNAVYTLCKDKEGGIFVGTYFGGVNYYAKEFTSFDKFIPQTGNNSLSGYAVNEICSDKKGNLWIGTEDAGLNKLDLKTGQFKHFKPGSKKTSISHTNIHGLLATDNELWIGTFEHGLDVMDINTSKVIRHYRAGKAPNQLKSNFIESILKTSTGDILLASSYGLYKYNKLSDDFSLLNEVPGNLHYHHVLEDRSGNIWVGSSTYGLYVFTVANKHSINYKSEENNTKSLSSNAVNSIFQDSKGNIWIATENGLNRFNEKEKNFTRYSIKNGFQSNVFYRILEDQKQNLWISTSRGLVCFSPDEKITLYTRSNGLLNDQFNYGSAYKDKNGRMYFGSVKGMISFLPDGFRKNLFVPPIYITGFQVYNKELQIGQKNSPLTQSINFTKVLNLEHHQSTFSIDFAALGFTAPEMTEYTYTMEGLDQNWTYLKTNRKVYFTNLTPGTYTFKVKATNSSGIWNPNIISLKIIIAPPYWASPMAYLLYSIMMVTALYYGIKYYHQRTSDKNKRKIERWESKKETELYQAKIEFFTYVTHEIKTPLTLIKGPLEEVMRHAEAMPQVKENLTTMEKNTNRLIELTDQLLGFRKAEIEGFNLSFVNVNINDILKENCSRFKTAIEHKKLELTVDLPEIPLYAYADPEALNKIFGNLIDNAVKYSKSEISVKLVTYEHNFVITVASDGKVIPENFREKIFEPFFRMTSAGSERGTGIGLPLARSLTELHEGTLRLKNEDKKYNNFVLTLPIRHEQEFKISLTETSPMAKSVLQKRGATNCPIILVVEDNTEISTFIAGKLAKNFVVLQAGNGQEALDILKEKSVHLIISDIMMPVLDGIALCRAVKENLEYAHIPIILLTAKNTLQSKIEGLEVGADAYLEKPFSPDHLLTQVSNLLAGRDKIKNYFAGSPLVHIKSMAYNKADEAFLETLYEAIRKNLDNKSLDVDQLAEIMHMSRPTLYRKIKAISNLSPHELINITRLKQAAELLVEGNHKILKIASMTGFSSQAQFGRSFLKQFGMTPSEYAASKHLITTD